Genomic segment of Sphingomonas sp. KRR8:
AGGGACAGCCTCTGCAACGTCGAAGTCCACGCTCACGATATTGCCGGTAAGCTGGCGAATGCGCGGATGCTCGTAGAGGCGGGCGAGTTCGGCCTTTTCGCGGGCTTTTGCCTTCGGGGCGACATCTTTGATGGCGGCAATGCGGACAGCGCGGAACTCGAGCCGCTCGTCCTCAGAACAGAATGCCCGGCCCTCGGCGGCGGCACGTTCCATCAGGCTTTGATGGAACGCCAGCGGCATGCCGTCACTGTAGGACGCATCCTCACATTCCAGTGTCACGTAGGTGCGGGTGTGGCGGTTCCACGCGTGGACCGTCGCGATGTTGGAAGGGTCGAACTTGACCTTGGTGGTGATGCCGACGGCATCGTCCTTCTTGCGCCGGGGCTCAAAGCGCAAATTGTCGTTGAGGAGAGTGGGAACGTTCCGGACGGAATGATACCGCAAGCCGAAGATACGGGCGCCAGAGTTCGTGATCCGTACGTTTTCTTCGACTTCCATGATGTTAATCATGGCTGCGCGGATATCGCACATGACATCGATGCCGTGCGCATTGGCCGAATTTTGAAACATGAGGGCTGGAGGGCGATTGTCGATGCCCTCGTGAGGAGCAACATTATACTCGCCGGTGGTCCAGTTCGCGCGAGCCTCCAGTCCGAGTAGAGTTACTTCGGCTTTGGCTTGCGGTTCGTTCTTGGCAATGCGGTTGTATTGAATGCTTTTTGTGTGACCGGGCAGCCCTTCCAGGAGCCAGACGGGAATGGTGCCGAAAGCTCGTTCGCCAATCGCCTTGTAGCGCGGCTTCTTGATGGGAGCGTGGCGAATGCTGATGCCGGTGCTGCGGGCAAAATCGCGCATGCTCTTGCAACGAAACTCGACGCCATTGTCGACGATGATTTCCGTCGGTCGACCACAAAGCCGGCGCAGGATCGGAAAACGCTCAACGAGGCGCGACGGCGGCCGCTTGGGCAGCAACATACGCCGCACGATCTCGAAGACCGTCCAGTAGCTCGGCGGAAGGAGGGTGACGAGCGCGGCAAGGCAGGCGCGCGAATGCACGTCGATGGCCAGCGTGAGCCACGCGCGCTCGGCGCACCATGGCTTGGCTTCATCCGAGACGATGAAACAGTCGAGCTCGGTGTGATCGATGATCACACGCTGCAGGATGCGATTGGCGGTGAGCTTCTTTCCCGCCCCCTTGTGCTTGGCTTCGACGTAATCGGGGCCATGCCGCGCCTCGTCGATTTCGCTCCCGATGATCTTCCGACAGGCGCGCCGGAAGGTTGCGTAGCTGAAGCACCGGTAGGGCGTATCCGGTGCGGGATAGAAGGGATGATGCCCATTGTTGACCAGGGTCAGCTCTGCGGAAGCGAGTGCGAGGTGGTCGATGAATGAACCTTCCGTCGCCGCGCAGCGCATAGCATGCTTCTGTTTGATCTGCTCGACCACGTCGTTGAGCCAAGGCGCACGGGGCACCTTGCCGTTCATCCGCACCATGTCCTTGCAGGTGCGGCGGCCCTTCACCCCGCGCTCACTGCGCCAACGCCTGATGTTGTGAATGTTGTCGTGTTCGCCGTATTTCTGCCGAAGTTCGTCGGTCCAAAGGTGAGGCAATGCGATCTGCATTGCCTTGATGCCGTTCGGAACATTGTTCTCGTCGAGCAACTCGCATTGCACGAGCATCTTCTCCGAGCCGGGATCGAGTGCGAGGCAGTCGGAATGGTCCCACTCAGTCTTGGCAGCGATCTTCTGTGCATTGAGCAAGGGCTCGGGATAGATTTCACGGAGACGCCCCTGGATCTTCAGCTCGTCGAGCGCCTCGGGCGTCGGATAGCTGATGGTGCCGTCGTGGTCAGGACAAAGAAAGGGCTGCCCGGTGATGACGTGGATGAGGTGAAGCCGTCCCGGGACCGGTGACGGCTGGGGATGGTACTGGGCGCCATCGATCTCGAGAAGCGTGTTGGCCGGATAGTTGTAGTGAGGCAGCTGGCTCATGTGGAATTCCTATGTTGATGGACGCAGGTCGGCCTTCCGCCGACCGTATCGGTCTCGGTGTGAGGTGGTCGCGGGTGGGTGGTGTGCTTCGCTGTAGTTACGAGCGCGGCCGAGACTAGCTTGAGTCGATGATCGCCGGTCTGATCGGCATGCCAATGAGGCAAGCGTTGACGGTCAATTGACACGTCAAAGGGGTCTCGAGCGGAACCGGAGATTTGAGGGCCTCCGCAGCCATGAGGCAAGAGACCATGCTCAATGGATCTTCACGAGAGTCCGGTCGCTCAAGTGACCGGTAAGATCGATCTCAAGCTTTCGGCGCACACAGAGCGCCTGCATGACGGCTTTACCAAGCGGCGGGAAATCAGGCTCGAGCAGCGCTGCCATTGCGCCATAGGTCGTGACATCACCCTCCTTGGCGGCGAAGGCATCGATTGTCCGCAAGTGCTTTGGCGTGACGGTGGTGAACGCCCTCCCGGCAAAGAGTTCGATGTTATCGCGATGATGGCGATCAACGAACACTTCGTCCGCCATGACGACCTCGAACTGGAAGCCAACCCGGCGACAAATTTCGTGAACGCCTGCGAGGGTCAGGCGATAATCGGGGTCGCGCAATGAACGTTCGTCGGCCTTGTTCTCGATGATCCGACGGGTCCCGTCGGCCATCATGATTTCCACGTCGCAAGTGTATTCGCGCCAGCGGCCGTCCAGCATGAAGCAAAAGCGGCGAGCTTCTGACTGCGCCCATAGAACGTCGTGGTCGCACTCGGCTTTGAGCAGAGTGTAGAGCTGGGTCATTCCTTCCCAGTGCTGAAGGCGCTTGCGTTTCCAGCTCGGGAACCACCCGGTTTCGTGCCCGGACGCGCCACTCATCAATCGCAGCGATCCACCGTCGGAGCTGACCTTCATCTCGGCGGTAAGGACGAAGTTTGGGTCAGCCTTTCCTTCGAGCGCGCTGGCGGCGATGAGGTTAGCGCGGGACGGGAGAATTGACGGATCACGCATTTGCAGCGGCAGCGGCAAATCTCTGACGATTTCCTGCGAGACCGGAATCGAGATCACCTTCGCTCGATCATTTTGGCCATCAGCAGCGAAAGTGCCGCCGTCCGTCTTGCGACGGGTCTTGCTCACGAACGAGCCGAGCCATGGTGGCCGATCCAGCGCCCGCGCCGTTCGGCACCGCGCCGTGACCACTCGGGCACGTCCCGGACTAGGTAATTGGACGCATCTTGCAGCCGAAGCGCTTTGACGAACATGCGAAGAACGAACAACGGCATAAGCGCGATAACCTCAATCGTAAAACCAATACAGTGCACATAATAAAGCTTGGGAGCTTGTGCAACAGATAGATTCTACGTTGATGAAACCGGGAAGACACGCTAAGGTAGATGCATGGCAGACGACGAACTGAATGAGCGCCTCCTTCCGCTCCTGTCGCACTATCTTCCCGAGGGGAGCGAGCGGAGCCCTGCCGGCGAGCTTCGAGACATCCTCGCGCTTCCCCCCTCTGTGAGGGAGGCGATCATTGCTCGGCTCGAAGCGATCGCGCGGTTCGACAAGGAGCCGGGCACCGCGAGCGCAGACGCGGAGGCGGCTCGCCTGGGTATGAAGCGGCGAAACTTCTATAATCTGGTCGCACGCTTACGCTTGGACGGGCCGATCAAGGCTTTGTCGCCTTCAAAGACAGGTTATCGTCGTCCATCGGCTTTGGAACCAGGTTTGGGTGACTTGGTCGAGCAAACCATCGGCAACGTATTGCGCGGTGATCCCAGCAGTTCGGCAACACGGGTGATTGAAGCGGTCAGATCAGAATGCGATTTGCATCAGATCAAGCCGCCAAGTGATCGCACCATTCGGCTGCGGCTTGCCGCGCTGCAGGCGAAGAATATCGCGCCTTTGGCTGGTGATGCCTTGCTCGGACGCGAGATCCTGATCGATCAAACGGCGGCAGCATTTGTGCTGACCGGAGAGGAGGAGAGGCTTGGCCTGATCAACGTGGTGGCCGATGTCGGCACACGGTTGATTCTTGCCGTCGGCGTGGGTCAGTGCGGAAAAACAGATTCCGGCCTGGCGCGGCTTCTTCTGGATTGGGAGACGCGCCGCAGCACGCTGCCTTGGGATCGCTTCGAAAACGTTATTTGGCCCGAGACCATTGAGTGGATCGTGCCTGACGAGCTTGCAGACGAGGCGAGACAGTGGAGCCGGAATGCAGCGCTCAGTGACATCACGGCCCTAACAACGACAAAGGGCGAACGCCGGCACGGCCGTCGCCTGACTGCTGTTCTTGGTCGAAAACTTGGTTGGCTAGATTTTCTGCCCCGTCGCACCGAGCACGCCCTCGTTCCGGCTTCGGAGGCGGCCGCCAAATTCCCGAGGCTTGAAGCAAATGAGGCGCAGGCAGCGATTGCGGCTCTTGCTACAGCATGGAACGAGAAACTGGCCTCCGCGAGCCCCCTGCATCGTCAAGATTCAAACAATCACGGCTTGGGTTGGGTGTTTGGTAGCCTGGAAACAATGCTTCGGCATTCAGCCGAGTGGCACGCGCTTTTGCACGCCACCAAGCGCTAACTTTGACGTGATCCGAGGTCGCAACTGAATGCTGCCGGCAATCGGAACGGGTACAGGACCTCGCGGTCCGCGTTCCAGAGCGCGATCGAGTGGGCCACAGTCTTGCGCGCGTCCTCAAGTCGCACGGGGGGCACTTCCGCGATAAGGGTGGTAAGGCGCTCATGATTGAGGCGGGGACGCATAGGGACACGACCGATCTGTGCCATGCGTTCGAAAAGGAAGTTGCCCTTCGAGAGCTGTTGCATGTGACGGCCGCTCGTCTTCACGCCGGCAGCACGCAACGACTTGCGTAGCGGACCCCAGTGGCGTTTCGTCTCGCTGTGCATGGTGATCGCGGGCACGTTCGCAAATGGCGAAGATGAGGTTTGTTTCGCCCAGTCGAGTAAGGCCTCGAGGGTCGACGCCGGTGAGGGCGGCTCAAGGCCAAGGCTATGACCAAGGATTGCTCCATTGGCGCGGTCGATCACCACGGAAAGGTAGGCCGGAGCCTTTCCCATCGGAGTCTTGATTGCCAGTTCCAGTCCGGTGTGATCGATCGCAAACCGTTCGTCATCGGGCAGGTCGCTCAGAACTCGGGCATTCTTTTCTCGCCGCTTTTTGACGAGAGTTCGTTTGCTAAAGTCCGTGCCGTCAGGATGATTTCGCGGCGCTCTTACGACTTTAGGCGATGGATTGTTCGACCGCTGAAGCATCGAATAAAACGCCCGCCGCTTGATGTTGAGCTTGGAAGCTGCCTCGTCGACGTCCGCGACGGTCGGCGATGGAAGGGAGCGATAGTGGGCAAGCACCGCCGCCACGTCGAGCGCCCGCGACCAGTGTTTGGGCGCGAGAGAAGTCAAGCGACCATCTTGCGTCATTTTCATACCTCCGAAGTGTTCGGAGGCGAAACTTGAACTTACTTGGTGTATACCTGCTCGGCTCGGCGTGAACCTGTATCGTCTAATTCGCGGATCGAACGTCCAGGCACTCTATCCTTAGAAAATCGAGGAGCGCCTGGAGTGAACCTGTATCCAGACGATAGATGATTGATCGGCCGCAACGCTCCGTGCTGAGAAGCCCAGACCGGGCAAGCAAACCGAGGTGGTCGCTCAATGTATTTTGCTGCACCTGAAGTTTGCGAGCGATTTCGCCGGCCGCAAGACCTTCCTTACCTGCTGCGGAAAGCAGGCGAACGACTGCCAGCCTCGTGTCGAAGCCAAGCGCGCCCAATGCCGCAACGGCATCCTTTTCTTCCATCGTCCTCATCGCCCAAGATGTTCCCCAACATCGAACCGGGCTGACGTTCTTCTAGGCGGGCCGAGGCCAATGCGCTAGAGCGACACGAAATAATATCGTCGTTTCGGGATACACCGAAACTTAAGAGCTTGGCGATTATCAATGCGTCTCAGGGCCGCTGCTGGCTCGCGAAGGCAGGACGATGACGAGATTTGAGCGACGTACAACCAGCGCGCATTCCATGGGACGCTTGCGGCCGCGCTTTCCGACGCCTGACAATCCAACCCGTTTGGGATTGGCTGACATTCGCGTTCTTAGCGTGGCCGTAGAGACAGGGGCGCGTTTTGTTCGTGACCGCCTTGAGGGTGATCCGCTGGATTGGCTCTTCGGCGCTAAGTCGCTGTTTGACGGTCGCAGTGCGGTGGCGACGTGTCGGCATGAGGAGGGCTTTCGCCGCGCCATTGTCTTTCACGGCCTCTCGCTTGGGTCCGACGTGCATCCATCTGCCCTGGAAGGATTGCCGGCGTCAGATTTTCTTAGCCAGGGGGCCAGAAAGCGCCTCAACTACGTTGCAGAAGCATCGACCGGCGGACCGAGAGCGAATCATTCGCCGCTTGCTCTTTTCACTGCAGTAATCGCAGCCGAAACCCGGTCTGGTTGCGTCCAGATTTATAGCGGAATGATCGCTCACGCTGAGGAAGAGGTGCGGCGTCGACTGCGCATGCGATATGGAGCTGTCCTTGAGGGCGAGGCGCGCATCCAGCGTGGTTTCGATTGGAGCGAGCCTCTCGCGGCTGCGCTCGTGTCAGGCGCGATGGCTCATGTTCTAACTGTTGCTCAGCACGATCCTGAATCGACTTTCGCTGAAGGGCTCGATTTTCACGTCGAGCAAAGGTTCGCGAATTGATGGTCCGCAAGATCGATGGGGCCGGGGATGAACGCGGTGACGTTCCACGGCCGTCCTCAAGCCACGATGCTGAGCTGCACGAATGGTCGTTCATGAAGGTCGATGATGCGACTGTGGCGATAGGGCGGGTGTTTCGGGACAGCAAGAAGCGCTGGCCCGACGGCTATGCAATTGTCACCTCAGCGGTATTGAAAGGTTCGCGCCGCACTAACGGCGTGATCACCACCATGAACACGCGATACCGTCTCATTGGCCCATCTGGTCAATTGAAGGGGCTCAAAGAAGCCAGCGCTAACCTCGCGCGCCGGGTCGCGATCGAGAACGATGCACAACTCTTTGACCTGCTCGCCGCCGCTTGGGCGATGGACGATGAAACTTTCGAGAAGGTCGCCGGCCTTCCCTCGAAGTGGATGTGGCAGTGGCGCCATCATTATCGATCGCCTACCGATGATGATCTCGTGTTGGTCCGGCGCCTAGCGCGGTTTCATGCATCGCTCAGATTGGCTTACTACCGTCAGCCACATTACGGTGAATGGTGGCGTCGGCCTTGGCGCGGAGATAGCCTTCTAGGGGGTCGATCGCCGTTGGAGGCGGTCCTCTCTGATGGCTCGATCATCCTCGATCAGATGGAAAGGTATTTCCGTTCCTCGGTGGGATGGTGATAATGTCCCATCTACCGTAGATGACAGCCGTACAGAATGAACGACTAGCAGGGCACTCCGGTCGCTGCTAGGAGCCTCCCAGTGAGGCTCTTGCTGAACATCTTTGCTTTCGTCGCGCTCGTCGTCTCATTGGGAGCGGCTCCGATGGCGCATGCGCTAGAGCTTCCTGACATCAGCATCTCTGCTCAAGCGCCCATTGGTGAGCAGGTTTCAGCGGGTCATGCGCCGGGTGATTCCGACCAGGTGCCAGCGGACAGTGACAAGAGCTACCCACATCACCACGGCGGTTGCCATAGCGACCACTTAGCCGAACCGGTCAAACTTCCGGCATCATCGTGGATGCCGAAGCTGCCTAAATCGCTGGCGTATCACGTCGCATCAATTCTGCCGGGATCAGCGGCAGATCCAGCTTTGAGGCCTCCGCAAGCCTGACGATCCGCTGACCCCGCCGGCTTGCCGCGCGGGGAAATCATGATCCGTCAGGAGTCCTCATCTCATGTTACGCACGATCGCGGCCGTGTCGGCTGCGGCGTCCCTCGCCTCGATGGCAGGGGCACAGGTGTCGTCATTGCCGGGCGTACCGGCAATCGACGCCCAGATACCATCATCACTCTTCTCGCTGAGCCGAGCACTCCAGGTTGGCAACGTCGCGCCAGCCTCATCGCCCGACGGCGTGGCGACGGGCACCGCCCTTGGCTCCGAGGTGGCAGATGGAGCAACCGAGTTACCATCGGTCGG
This window contains:
- a CDS encoding transposase family protein, giving the protein MSQLPHYNYPANTLLEIDGAQYHPQPSPVPGRLHLIHVITGQPFLCPDHDGTISYPTPEALDELKIQGRLREIYPEPLLNAQKIAAKTEWDHSDCLALDPGSEKMLVQCELLDENNVPNGIKAMQIALPHLWTDELRQKYGEHDNIHNIRRWRSERGVKGRRTCKDMVRMNGKVPRAPWLNDVVEQIKQKHAMRCAATEGSFIDHLALASAELTLVNNGHHPFYPAPDTPYRCFSYATFRRACRKIIGSEIDEARHGPDYVEAKHKGAGKKLTANRILQRVIIDHTELDCFIVSDEAKPWCAERAWLTLAIDVHSRACLAALVTLLPPSYWTVFEIVRRMLLPKRPPSRLVERFPILRRLCGRPTEIIVDNGVEFRCKSMRDFARSTGISIRHAPIKKPRYKAIGERAFGTIPVWLLEGLPGHTKSIQYNRIAKNEPQAKAEVTLLGLEARANWTTGEYNVAPHEGIDNRPPALMFQNSANAHGIDVMCDIRAAMINIMEVEENVRITNSGARIFGLRYHSVRNVPTLLNDNLRFEPRRKKDDAVGITTKVKFDPSNIATVHAWNRHTRTYVTLECEDASYSDGMPLAFHQSLMERAAAEGRAFCSEDERLEFRAVRIAAIKDVAPKAKAREKAELARLYEHPRIRQLTGNIVSVDFDVAEAVPTDGFITHDQASQTAFDVEVMTGAPPRHRRTPAKGRSDRRSLPDTASKGDAAPIKRNKRSRAAGGEYAA
- a CDS encoding metalloregulator ArsR/SmtB family transcription factor, which encodes MEEKDAVAALGALGFDTRLAVVRLLSAAGKEGLAAGEIARKLQVQQNTLSDHLGLLARSGLLSTERCGRSIIYRLDTGSLQALLDFLRIECLDVRSAN